One part of the Lachnospiraceae bacterium JLR.KK002 genome encodes these proteins:
- a CDS encoding MT-A70 family methyltransferase, with protein sequence MENVKKYSIIYADPPWRYDQKNLSGAAEHHYSTMSVGEICKLNIAEVAADDCVLFLWATFPQLQEALQVIKAWGFQYKTVAFVWLKQNKSGKGWFFGLGFWTRGNAEICLLATKGKIRRKSARVHQFLISPLRGHSQKPDEAREKIVELMGDLPRLELFARNKADGWDVWGNEVASDVQINIYPEKTGGGLCV encoded by the coding sequence ATCGAGAATGTAAAAAAATACAGCATCATTTACGCTGACCCGCCATGGCGTTATGACCAGAAAAATCTTTCTGGGGCTGCGGAACATCATTACAGTACCATGAGCGTAGGTGAAATCTGCAAATTAAATATTGCGGAAGTGGCGGCTGACGACTGCGTGCTGTTTTTATGGGCGACTTTCCCACAATTACAGGAAGCATTGCAGGTGATTAAGGCATGGGGATTCCAGTACAAGACAGTCGCCTTTGTCTGGCTGAAGCAGAATAAAAGCGGGAAAGGATGGTTTTTTGGTCTGGGATTTTGGACGAGGGGCAATGCAGAAATTTGTTTGCTTGCCACAAAAGGGAAAATCCGCAGGAAATCCGCCCGTGTGCATCAGTTCCTTATCAGCCCTCTGCGTGGGCATAGCCAGAAGCCCGATGAAGCAAGGGAAAAAATCGTTGAGCTTATGGGGGATTTGCCGAGGTTGGAGCTGTTTGCCCGTAATAAAGCGGACGGTTGGGATGTGTGGGGCAATGAAGTGGCGTCTGATGTCCAGATAAACATTTATCCAGAAAAAACAGGAGGTGGTCTATGTGTCTGA
- a CDS encoding DUF87 domain-containing protein, whose protein sequence is MIKTLKTLFKQDREKFIVPKSVQAVIPLKTMWEDGIFLVGRNKYAKTFKFEDINYAVASREDKEAMFLEYSELLNALDSGATTKITINNRRLNKADFEQTILIPMAEDDLDKYRKEYNKMLLDKATGANSTVQDKYVTVSVCKKNIEEARNYFARVGADLIGHFNRLGSKCTELDANDKLRIFHDFYRTGEETAFSFDMVQTMRKGHDFKDYICPDSFEFEKDYFKMGKRYGRVIFLREYAAYIKDSMVAELCELNRNMMLSVDVVPVPTDEAVREVENRLLGVETNITNWQRKQNQNNNFSAVIPYDLEQQRKESKEFLDDLTTRDQRMMFAVLTMVHTADTKEQLDNDTEALLTTARKHLCQFAVLKYQQMDGLNTALPFGVRKIDALRTLTTESLAVFIPFRVQEIYHKDGVYYGQNVISKNMIIANRRHLLNGNSFILGVSGAGKSFTAKEEMTNIILTDPNADVLVIDPEREYAPLVKAMQGEVIHISATSDNHINAMDMNSDYGDGANPVILKSEFILSLCEQLIGGASLGAKQKSIIDRCTASVYRHYQQGNYMGTPPTLQDFREELLKQDEPEAQEIALAIELFTDGSLNTFAKHTNVDTHSRLICYDILDLGKQLQPIGMLVVLDSILNRITQNRAKGRNTFIFIDEIYLLFQHEYSANFLFTLWKRVRKYGAYCTGITQNVDDLLQSHTARTMLANSEFIIMLNQASTDRIELAKLLNISDLQMSYITNVGAGQGLLKVGSSLVPFVNKFPRNTELYKLMTTKFGEC, encoded by the coding sequence ATGATTAAGACGCTGAAAACGCTGTTCAAGCAGGACAGGGAGAAATTCATCGTGCCGAAGTCGGTGCAGGCGGTCATCCCGTTAAAGACCATGTGGGAGGACGGCATTTTCCTCGTGGGCAGGAACAAATACGCAAAGACATTTAAGTTTGAGGACATCAACTACGCCGTGGCAAGCCGTGAGGACAAGGAAGCGATGTTCCTCGAATACTCGGAGCTTCTTAACGCCCTCGATAGCGGGGCGACCACGAAAATCACGATAAACAATCGCAGGCTCAATAAAGCGGACTTTGAGCAGACCATCTTAATCCCGATGGCGGAGGACGATTTGGATAAATACCGCAAAGAGTATAACAAGATGCTGCTCGATAAAGCAACGGGGGCAAACTCCACCGTGCAGGATAAATATGTGACGGTTTCCGTCTGCAAGAAGAACATTGAGGAAGCGAGGAATTATTTTGCCCGTGTCGGTGCTGACCTTATCGGGCATTTTAACCGTTTAGGCTCGAAGTGTACGGAACTGGATGCTAACGACAAGCTGCGTATCTTCCATGATTTTTACCGCACGGGCGAGGAAACGGCGTTCTCCTTTGACATGGTGCAGACCATGCGGAAAGGACACGACTTCAAGGACTATATCTGCCCCGACTCCTTTGAGTTTGAGAAAGATTATTTTAAGATGGGCAAACGCTACGGGCGTGTGATATTCCTCAGAGAGTACGCCGCCTATATCAAGGACAGCATGGTGGCGGAGCTTTGCGAATTAAACCGTAACATGATGCTCTCTGTTGATGTTGTTCCTGTTCCCACAGACGAAGCCGTGCGGGAGGTGGAAAACCGTCTTTTAGGCGTGGAAACCAACATCACGAACTGGCAGAGGAAACAGAACCAGAACAACAATTTTTCCGCCGTCATCCCCTACGACTTGGAACAGCAGAGAAAGGAAAGCAAGGAATTTCTGGACGATTTGACGACCCGTGACCAGAGGATGATGTTTGCCGTGCTTACGATGGTGCATACCGCAGACACCAAAGAGCAGCTTGACAATGACACGGAAGCCCTGCTCACGACGGCAAGGAAGCATCTCTGCCAGTTTGCCGTGCTGAAGTACCAGCAGATGGACGGTCTGAACACCGCCCTGCCGTTCGGCGTGAGGAAAATAGATGCCCTGCGTACCCTCACCACGGAGAGCCTTGCGGTGTTTATTCCTTTCCGTGTGCAGGAAATCTACCATAAGGACGGCGTGTATTACGGGCAGAACGTCATTTCAAAGAACATGATAATCGCCAACCGCCGCCACCTTTTGAACGGAAATTCCTTTATCCTCGGCGTGTCTGGTGCGGGCAAATCCTTTACGGCAAAGGAGGAAATGACGAACATCATTCTGACCGACCCTAACGCCGATGTCTTGGTCATAGACCCCGAACGAGAGTACGCCCCTCTTGTAAAGGCGATGCAGGGCGAGGTTATCCACATCTCGGCGACGAGCGACAACCACATCAACGCAATGGACATGAACTCTGATTACGGCGACGGTGCGAACCCCGTCATCTTGAAGTCAGAGTTTATTTTATCCCTCTGCGAGCAGCTTATCGGCGGGGCAAGCCTTGGGGCAAAGCAGAAATCCATCATTGACCGCTGCACGGCGAGCGTCTACCGCCATTACCAGCAGGGCAACTATATGGGTACACCTCCGACCTTGCAGGACTTCCGTGAGGAGCTGTTAAAACAGGACGAGCCAGAAGCGCAGGAAATCGCCCTTGCGATTGAGCTGTTTACGGACGGCAGTTTGAATACCTTTGCCAAGCATACGAACGTGGACACCCACAGCCGCCTTATCTGCTACGACATCCTCGATTTGGGCAAGCAGTTACAGCCTATCGGTATGCTTGTCGTCCTCGACAGCATTTTAAACCGCATCACCCAGAACCGGGCGAAAGGCAGGAACACCTTTATTTTCATTGACGAGATTTATCTGCTCTTTCAGCATGAATACAGTGCCAACTTCCTCTTTACCCTCTGGAAACGTGTGCGTAAGTACGGGGCGTACTGCACGGGCATCACGCAGAACGTAGACGACCTCTTGCAGAGCCATACGGCGAGGACGATGCTTGCCAACAGCGAGTTTATCATCATGTTGAATCAGGCGTCCACAGACCGCATCGAGCTTGCGAAGCTCCTTAACATCTCCGATTTGCAGATGAGTTATATCACGAATGTCGGTGCGGGGCAGGGGCTTTTGAAAGTGGGCAGCTCCCTTGTGCCTTTCGTCAATAAATTTCCACGCAATACGGAACTGTATAAACTGATGACGACGAAATTTGGGGAGTGCTAA
- a CDS encoding PrgI family protein: MEVKINKEIRNYTESMFFGLSMRQFLFSVLACGVAVGLFFLLRGRFGTETLSWMCILGASPFAVMGFVRYNGMTAEQFVCAWIKSQFLMPKKILFVPENLYYEAVKQALDAHEKGLPAVQEKKRKKGKRRKKEQRQTGESSPRNQESARR; this comes from the coding sequence ATGGAAGTCAAGATAAATAAGGAAATCCGCAACTACACGGAATCCATGTTCTTCGGGCTGTCGATGCGGCAGTTCCTGTTTTCCGTGCTTGCCTGCGGCGTGGCGGTCGGCTTGTTCTTCCTGCTCCGTGGCAGGTTCGGGACGGAAACATTGAGCTGGATGTGCATCTTGGGGGCTTCCCCTTTTGCGGTCATGGGATTTGTAAGGTACAACGGCATGACCGCCGAGCAGTTTGTGTGTGCGTGGATAAAGTCGCAGTTTCTGATGCCGAAGAAGATTCTATTTGTCCCAGAGAATTTATATTACGAAGCGGTGAAGCAGGCACTGGACGCACATGAGAAAGGATTGCCCGCCGTGCAGGAGAAGAAACGGAAAAAGGGGAAACGCAGAAAAAAAGAACAAAGACAGACGGGCGAAAGCAGCCCAAGAAATCAAGAAAGCGCAAGGAGGTAG